In Colletotrichum higginsianum IMI 349063 chromosome 3, whole genome shotgun sequence, a genomic segment contains:
- a CDS encoding Glucose oxidase, whose product MPSLSGTALCLLTAVSHLVSAWPTQHPDHVQILTRAEQLATEYDYVIVGGGTSGLTVGDRLTEDGKYTVLVVEYGYYDSQTGMNPRRMYNITSKPCPNLNGRSFSVGIGCVVGGSSNVNGQVFLRGTKDEYNAWKDLGGPGSTWDWDNLLPYFKKGITLAPPDAAQAREYNITYDMKYWGTTSKIYAAFGKGPLQSSLKILYNAMSKMPGMTVPVDSGAGEAGLYWYPMSQDPVQFQRSYARTGHWDGLNRPNYEMIVGARVNRILFDGDTATGVQFVSRNNTGATPVQIKARREVILAAGSVHTPQVLMLSGIGPRAHLEQARIPVKVDLPGVGSNFQDHSYIPSISYQWGRAPPNSGGGGWGGGGPPALASMIGLPVVSPDRFETLARAFEAQDPRSHLPSSYTAEQIEGYKQQQKVWGRLMRSKNVVFSEMMMYGPGGSVQNLHCTSRGNILLNTAQPEAEMLVDYRAASNTIDLDVMAEIIKFMRRYMTTGDLAQYQARETSPGTGVSTDTQLVNWAKGQIIPSVYHPVGTTAKMPREWGGVLNENLLVYGVKKLRVVDASMMPTTVGATTSMTVYAVAEKAADMIKAQTQ is encoded by the exons ATGCCTTCTCTCAGCGGGACCGCCCTTTGCCTCTTGACCGCAGTTTCCCATCTAGTTTCAGCATGGCCGACCCAACATCCCGATCACGTCCAGATTCTCACCAGGGCAGAGCAACTGGCCACCGAATATGACTatgtcatcgtcggcggcggcacctcTGGTCTGACCGTTGGCGATCGTCTTACCGAAGACGGTAAAT ACACCGTTCTCGTGGTTGAGTACGGATACTACGACAGCCAGACAGGCATGAACCCTCGACGCATGTACAACATCACGTCCAAGCCGTGCCCCAACCTCAACGGCCGCAGCTTCTCGGTGGGCATCGGATGCGTCGTGGGCGGGAGCTCCAACGTCAACGGCCAGGTCTTCCTGAGAGGGACCAAGGATGAGTACAACGCCTGGAAAGATCTGGGCGGGCCTGGGTCTACCTGGGACTGGGACAACCTACTCCCTTACTTCAAGAAG GGCATCACTCTCGCCCCTCCTGATGCTGCCCAAGCTCGGGAGTACAACATCACGTACGACATGAAGTACTGGGGCACGACCTCCAAGATCTACGCTGCCTTCGGCAAGGGTCCCCTCCAGTCCAGCCTCA AGATCCTCTACAACGCCATGTCCAAGATGCCCGGCATGACCGTCCCAgtcgacagcggcgccggcgaggccggcctctACTGGTACCCAATGTCCCAGGACCCCGTCCAGTTCCAGCGCTCCTACGCCCGCACCGGCCACTGGGACGGCCTCAACCGGCCCAACTACGAGATGATCGTCGGCGCCAGGGTCAACCGCATCCTCTTCGACGGGGACACCGCCACGGGCGTGCAGTTCGTCTCGCGCAACAACACGGGAGCCACGCCCGTCCAAATCAAGGCGCGGCGCGAGGTCATCCTTGCCGCGGGGTCTGTCCACACGCCGCAGGTGCTGATGCTCAGCGGCATCGGGCCCCGCGCCCACCTCGAACAGGCCCGCATCCCCGTCAAGGTCGACCTCCCCGGCGTCGGGTCCAACTTCCAGGACCACAGTTACATTCCCAGCATCTCGTATCAGTGGGGCCGGGCACCTCCCAActccggcggcggtggctggggtggcggcggaccGCCGGCTCTCGCGTCCATGATCGGCTTGCCCGTCGTCAGCCCGGACAGGTTCGAGACCCTCGCCAGAGCGTTCGAGGCTCAGGACCCCAGATCCCATTTGCCGTCGAGCTACACCGCCGAGCAGATTGAGGGCtacaagcagcagcaaaaAGTCTGGGGCCGCCTCATGCGGTCAAAGaacgtcgtcttctccgagATGATGATGTACGGCCCCGGTGGCTCAGTGCAAAACCTGCACTGCACGTCCCGCGGCAACATTCTCCTGAACACGGCGcagcccgaggccgagatgctGGTCGACTACCGCGCGGCGTCCAACaccatcgacctcgacgtcatGGCCGAGATCATCAAGTTCATGCGCCGTTACATGACCACGGGAGACCTCGCGCAGTACCAGGCCCGCGAGACGTCgcccggcaccggcgtctCAACGGACACCCAGCTCGTCAACTGGGCCAAGGGGCAGATCATCCCGTCCGTGTACCACCCCGTCGGCACAACGGCCAAGATGCCTCGCGAGTGGGGCGGCGTGCTCAACGAGAACCTGCTGGTCTACGGCGTTAAAAAACTGAGAGTTGTCGACGCCTCGATGATGCCCACGACTGTAGGCGCGACCACCTCCATGACGGTCTATGCTGTCGCAGAAAAG GCTGCTGATATGATTAAAGCGCAAACCCAGTGA
- a CDS encoding Serine carboxypeptidase S28, whose product MANWKLGACLIVGAARAITALGPPQHIANDEAWNVLQSTFRSQPESVSAYSEYPEYPEYNISVPVDHFHNDSRYEPHSDEHFNLRFWFDAKHYRKGGPVIILAAGETDAKERLPFLDHGILSILTEATGGVGVVLEHRYYGKSFPVPDLSTENLRFLSTDQALADTAYFAKHISFPGHEDLNLTAPGTPYLAYGGSYAGAFAAFLRKLYPEVFWGGISSSGVTAAIIDYWEYYEGARLFAPGDCAETTQKLTQVVDNILLGKSEDVKASHVSGLKDLFGLGPLQDDDFASTLSYGISGLQSTNWDPALDSTGFGTYCATVSSDKVLFGSTRHLKPAVEKLLSVSGADVKLTNRLLNYVGYVRDYVKKGCKDGDLVKCFSSRNSSDHQNTTLYQGSGRSWLYQVCTEWGYFQTGSGVPEDQLPLISRVIDVEYSSIYCREAFNITKPPNVDAINKHGGFDFSYPRVAIVDGEADPWRAATPHKIGLNRKSTTSEPFLLIELGVHHWDENGVKPKDVTSHFPPASIKKVQAQEVEFVTAWMKEWEETQRQVTGGKALEEL is encoded by the exons ATGGCGAACTGGAAGCTCGGAGCTTGTTTAATTGTGGGCGCGGCGCGGGCCATCACCGCACTGGGGCCGCCGCAACACATCGCGAACGACGAGGCATGGAACGTCCTTCAGTCGACGTTCCGGTCCCAGCCCGAGTCCGTTTCGGCGTATTCCGAGTACCCCGAGTACCCCGAGTACAACATCTCTGTCCCCGTGGATCATTTTCACAACGACTCGCGATACGAACCCCATTCCGATGAACACTTCAACCTTCGTTTCTGGTTCGACGCGAAGCACTACCGCAAGGGAGGCCCCGTCATCATCCTGGCCGCTGGAGAGACGGATGCCAAGGAGCGTCTGCCCTTCCTGGACCATGGCATCCTCTCTATCCTCACCGAAGCCACtggcggcgttggtgttGTCCTGGAGCATCGTTACTACGGCAAGAGCTTCCCCGTGCCTGATCTCAGCACTGAGAACCTCCGCTTCTTGAGTACCGACCAGGCTCTTGCAGACACGGCCTACTTCGCAAAGCACATCAGCTTTCCCGGCCACGAGGACCTGAATCTTACCGCCCCAGGAACCCCCTACCTCGCTTATGGAGGCTCTTATGCCGGTGCCTTCGCCGCTTTCTTGAGAAAGCTCTATCCAGAAGTCTTCTGGGGcggcatctcctcctccggtGTCACGGCCGCCATTATTGACTACTGGGAGTACTACGAAGGAGCCAGGCTATTCGCACCTGGAGACTGTGCTGAAACGACCCAGAAGCTGACCCAGGTTGTCGACAACATCCTGCTTGGCAAGTCTGAAGATGTCAAAGCTAGTCATGTGAGCGGGCTCAAGGATCTCTTCGGCCTTGGCCCGCTTCAAGATGACGACTTTGCCAGCACCCTTTCCTATGGCATTTCCGGCCTTCAGTCAACGAACTGGGACCCGGCTCTTGACTCCACCGGCTTCGGAACCTATTGCGCCACCGTCAGCTCTGACAAGGTGTTGTTCGGTAGCACTCGCCACCTCAAGCCTGCCGTTGAGAAGTTGCTCTCCGtcagcggcgccgacgtgaAGCTGACGAACCGCTTGCTCAACTACGTCGGCTATGTAAGGGATTACGTCAAGAAGGGCTGCAAAGACGGAGATCTGGTGAAGTGCTTCTCGAGCCGGAACTCGAGTGACCACCAAAACACTACCCTTTATCAAGGTTCTGGTCGCAGCTGGCTTTACCAGGTATGCACAGA ATGGGGCTACTTCCAGACTGGCTCCGGCGTGCCCGAAGACCAACTTCCGCTCATTTCGCgcgtcatcgacgtcgagtACAGCTCTATCTACTGTCGTGAGGctttcaacatcaccaaGCCCCCGAACGTGGACGCCATCAACAAGCACGGCGGTTTTGACTTCAGCTACCCccgcgtcgccatcgtcgacggcgaagctGACCCCTGGAGAGCTGCTACACCGCACAAGATTGGCTTGAACCGCAAGTCGACAACAAGCGAGCCGTTCCTTCTCATCGAGCTTGGTGTCCACCACTGGGACGAGAATGGCGTGAAACCCAAGGACGTCACTTCGCACTTCCCCCCTGCTTCCATCAAAAAGGTGCAGGCCCAGGAAGTAGAGTTCGTCACGGCCTGGATGAAGGAGTGGGAGGAGACCCAGCGCCAAGTAACCGGTGGAAAAG CGCTTGAAGAGCTGTAG
- a CDS encoding C6 zinc finger domain-containing protein — MSPTALTVTAPASSGYPASPESPERRRCWECLRRRLVCDAIKPVCNKCRTAGIVCPGYDDKKPLTWLAPGKVTCRTRRKPRSGETDADSKKPMKPKPKTLRKGLGRVLSEEEQRIFDGVEYILHSDLRTDICDVYEAVQYCESIYHVGINSTGLGSRGVVLDAKNIKLTLLPPDNAVFYPYTRAGHSGNANLFIDQIPLTVVKYLPTSIAHNLVAIVFQHRLHVQMEWKFDCPSAKHAQARLHHHRGISIRALNEDIANAKTQSSDTVLTGVTLLMQSEITSCISPNWKHHATGFLAMLACRGGATGWLKSASYLRGVLLSFLITMVVANTTSPSFDQVEICSHEELIAMTEELYPLGLHPSIPCPMPLFLEIIRINHLRDQFSKGLIGKEEAEISADEIISRIMDFNSEDCTGFYEAKEQRDLITHMFHSAVAVFGISSLQSNGVLPNTRHLRSLKTGHSDRLYCLLEEMRKHTVLKKSVQWPLIVAGVEAGIRVDKRRLVGELLVDQGKDIGTPLSFHAKTILRKFWDGTNTDWDVCFDQPYALVA; from the exons ATGTCTCCGACAGCCTTAACCGTGACGGCCCCTGCGTCCTCGGGCTACCCTGCATCACCCGAGTCTCCCGAgcgccgccgttgttggGAATGTCTCCGCCGTCGCTTGGTTTGTGACGCCATCAAGCCTGTCTGCAACAAGTGTCGAACGGCAGGGATTGTTTGCCCCGGCTACGATGACAAGAAACCACTCACTTGGCTTGCCCCGGGTAAGGTCACATGTCGCACTCGGCGCAAACCTCGCAGTGGGGAAACCGACGCCGATAGCAAGAAACCCATGAAGCCAAAGCCGAAGACATTGCGGAAGGGGTTGGGTAGAGTTTTGAGTGAGGAGGAGCAAAGAATTTTTGATGGGGTTGAATACATTCTTCACTCGGATCTCAGAACCGACATCTGTGACGTTTATGAGGCCGTTCAGTATTGTGAGTCAATCTACCACGTGGGAATCAATTCCACCGGCTTGGGGTCAAGAGGTGTTGTCCTCGACGCCAAAAACATCAAGCTTACTCTCTTGCCACCAGACAACGCCGTCTTCTATCCCTACACCAGGGCTGGGCATTCGGGCAACGCCAACTTGTTCATCGATCAAATACCTCTGACGGTGGTCAAATACCTGCCGACGTCTATAGCACACAACCTGGTGGCTATTGTGTTTCAACACCGGCTGCACGTGCAGATGGAATGGAAATTCGACTGCCCCTCGGCCAAACACGCCCAGGCTCGTTTACACCACCATCGCGGCATTTCCATCCGCGCTCTCAACGAGGATATTGCCAATGCCAAGACGCAGAGCAGCGACACGGTACTGACAGGCGTCACTTTGCTTATGCAGTCTGAG ATAACGTCATGCATATCACCCAACTGGAAGCATCATGCCACCGGCTTTCTCGCCATGCTCGCCTGTCGCGGAGGCGCCACAGGCTGGCTCAAGTCTGCGAGTTACTTGAGAGGTGTTCTTTTATCCTTTTTGAT AACAATGGTAGTTGCAAACACAACAAGCCCCTCGTTTGATCAAGTAGAAATTTGCTCCCACGAAGAGCTTATCGCCATGACGGAGGAATTATATCCTCTGGGTTTGCACCCTTCCATACCTTGTCCGATGCCCCTCTTCTTGGAGATCATCCGGATCAATCATCTCCGGGACCAGTTTTCGAAGGGGCTGATCGGCAAGGAAGAAGCCGAGATTTCGGCCGACGAGATCATTAGCAGGATCATGGATTTCAACTCGGAAGACTGCACCGGCTTCTACGAAGCCAAAGAGCAACGTGACTTGATTACCCACATGTTTCATTCGGCGGTTGCTGTATTTGGCATCTCCTCTCTGCAGAGCAACGGGGTTCTTCCCAACACGAGGCACCTGAGGTCGCTGAAGACGGGGCACAGTGACCGTTTGTACTGTCTGTTGGAAGAAATGAGGAAGCACACGGTCCTCAAAAAGTCGGTACAGTGGCCTTTAATagtcgccggcgtcgaggcaGGGATCAGAGTAGACAAGCGACGGCTTGTGGGGGAGCTCCTCGTGGACCAGGGAAAGGACATCGGCACGCCCCTTTCTTTCCACGCCAAGACCATACTACGGAAGTTCTGGGACGGTACCAACACGGATTGGGATGTCTGCTTCGATCAGCCTTACGCGTTGGTGGCTTAG
- a CDS encoding Polysaccharide deacetylase, whose product MVYLKAQCLLAAAYIAVAAAAACTSDLLVDDLSNTLATNRNNLGSWTSDDASMTSISASGGILSFTPKSGAYFYETFPCQALQADSYTHVQLDIKAPVSGAAFTVQLSSASSCSATTNTKTAFRVTGLTGGWQTVRIPLSSFAGANLNAALSLVMESFSSTQQWQLDKISFVCGQGPTTSATNAPTQATSTPAPSSSLSTSPGCSPLLVDDWASQSRLDFLGYNALLLPTGHDGTMQSVLVNNYHVTLTPKSTSSYFYSQVGCVDATKFGGIALRIKAPAGTTFKIELSSKTTCDGAATASSSQTTAQLGWTFDGTERLHSFPWSKFSGLNLSKLRSIVISAPSQPLTLGPLALYCGSTPSAWTPPSTTSPASPTETVPAPVATVSGFVIDTFGSASTNSLGFWHGGEDMGLSWGSNRVTINAKVPDYAFTTLVSNGCRDLRSYSGSYLHVAYSGHTKFSVSLQQHNSQCNSGVAPYPETRDSLEAARYAKGNDIYIPISHFNINLQRVSSVAIRGVYSAEPLVLTKIEIVPSIPSGVTIPQKLPSGTLVFACTRPNSFAFGIDDGNPKYAARLAQIIRDAGIKVTFFAVGAVLENPSTGMASLYQQLKSEGHQIALHSHTHPRMEGLPSIESIDWEYNEDYRVMENIFGERSNYFRPPFGVEGARMRQRWAAASRSDKAYLVNWSVDVQDWLWAETSTPEKQLDAFNSDVAKGGNLVVMHFSYNSTVNYFPEFIRQAKATGKQIMRIDQCMEDPNAPPL is encoded by the exons ATGGTGTACCTCAAGGCGCAATGCCTGTTGGCTGCGGCCTACATCGCAgtggctgccgctgctgcgtGCACTTCGGACCTCCTGGTGGACGACTTGTCCAACACGCTGGCAACAAACCGAAACAATCTTGGTTCGTGGACGTCAG ACGATGCTAGCATGACCAGCATCTCCGCGTCCGGCGGCATCCTCAGCTTCACCCCCAAGAGCGGAGCCTACTTCTACGAGACGTTCCCCTGCCAGGCGCTGCAGGCCGACTCCTACACGCATGTGCAGTTGGATATCAAGGCACCCGTGTCGGGCGCGGCGTTCACGGTCCAGCTCAGCTCGGCATCGAGCTGTTCGGCCACGACCAACACCAAGACGGCTTTCCGGGTCACCGGCCTCACCGGCGGCTGGCAAACAGTCCGCATCCCGCTGAGTAGCTTTGCCGGGGCGAACCTCAACGCGGCTCTCTCCCTTGTCATGGAGTCCTTCTCGTCGACTCAGCAATGGCAGTTGGACAAGATCTCGTTCGTCTGCGGCCAGGGCCCAACAACCTCTGCCA CCAATGCGCCAACCCAGGCCACTTCTACTCCAGCACCATCCTCGAGCCTGTCCACCTCACCGGGGTGCTCGCCGCTCTTGGTTGATGATTGGGCGTCGCAGTCGCGCCTGGACTTCCTGGGGTACAACGCACTTCTACTGCCGACCGGTCATGACGGGACGATGCAGTCCGTTCTCGTGAACAACTACCACGTCACTCTCACGCCGAAATCCACCTCGTCGTACTTCTACTCCCAGGTCGGATGCGTCGACGCTACAAAGTTTGGCGGCATAGCGCTACGGATCAAGGCCCCGGCCGGTACGACGTTCAAGATCGAGTTGTCTTCGAAGACGACGTgcgacggcgcggcgacggcatcatctTCCCAGACCACCGCCCAGCTCGGCTGGACATTCGACGGAACTGAGAGGCTGCACAGCTTCCCCTGGTCAAAGTTCAGCGGGCTCAACCTGTCCAAGCTGAGAtccatcgtcatctcggcGCCCAGCCAGCCGCTCACCCTGGGCCCGCTGGCGCTCTACTGCGGAAGCACTCCCAGTGCATggacgccgccctcgacgaccagCCCGGCATCGCCGACTGAAACCGTCCCGGCGCCCGTCGCCACGGTCTCGGGGTTCGTCATCGACACCTTCGGCAGCGCCAGCACCAACTCGCTCGGGTTCTggcacggcggcgaggacatGGGCCTCTCGTGGGGCTCCAACCGCGTCACTATCAACGCCAAAGTCCCCGACTACGCCTTCACCACGCTCGTCAGCAACGGCTGTCGGGACCTTCGCAGCTACAGCGGCTCGTACTTGCACGTCGCCTACTCGGGCCACACCAAGTTCTCCGTTTCGCTGCAGCAGCACAACTCGCAATGCAACTCGGGCGTGGCGCCGTATCCCGAGACGAGGGACAGCCTCGAGGCGGCCCGGTACGCCAAGGGCAACGATATCTACATCCCCATCTCGCACTTCAACATCAACTTGCAGCGCGTCAGCAGCGTCGCCATCAGGGGCGTGTACAGCGCCGAGCCCCTCGTCTTGACCAAGATCGAGATCGTCCCCTCTATCCCCTCGGGCGTCACCATACCTCAGAAGCTGCCCTCGGgcaccctcgtcttcgcctgCACGCGGCCCAACTCGTTCGCCTttggcatcgacgacggcaacccCAAGTACGCCGCCAGGCTGGCGCAGATTATCCGGGACGCCGGTATCAAGGTGaccttcttcgccgtcggcgcggtGCTCGAGAACCCTTCCACCGGCATGGCCAGCCTCTACCAGCAGCTCAAGAGCGAGGGCCACCAGATTGCTTTGCACTCCCACACGCACCCGCGGATGGAGGGGCTCCCGAGCATCGAGAGCATTGACTGGGAGTACAACGAGGACTACAGGGTCATGGAGAACATCTTCGGCGAGAGGTCCAACTACTTCCGCCCGCCGTttggcgtcgagggcgcgcgtATGCGCCAGCGCTGGGCGGCCGCCTCCAGGTCGGACAAGGCCTATCTCGTCAACTGGAGCGTGGACGTCCAGGACTGGCTCTGGGCCGAGACGAGCACGCCGGAAAAGCAGCTCGACGCCTTCAACTCAGACGTGGCAAAGGGGGGCAACCTGGTCGTCATGCATTTTTCGTACAACTCGACCGTCAACTACTTTCCCGAGTTCATCAGGCAGGCCAAGGCGACCGGAAAGCAGATCATGCGCATCGATCAGTGCATGGAGGATCCGAACGCACCACCGCTCTGA